From a region of the Pseudomonas kermanshahensis genome:
- a CDS encoding efflux transporter outer membrane subunit — MKHLMLVGMALSLGACALVGPDYEVPKDAAVQRSDLNGPLRQDADSVVSAPVPEDWWQLYQDQRLNQLVRQALSANTELRVAAANIAKARAQVEVAESQGGFSGGIKAGAQRLQESGEAFLLPEKVPVANIGEAIISASYQFDLWGTFKRGTEAAKANADAVQAAADTARITLVADVVKAYTQVCSANEEYHIARESLDLQEQGVKLNQRLRDAGRGDETQVTRSQTQFKSLRAELPRFKAERETGLYTLAALLAKPVEQLPAGTADCAELPHLAQLIPVGDGAALLKRRPDVRQAERQLAAATAYIGVATGALYPDISIGAQVGTIGILENLGEPSTNRWGFGPQISWTIPTNGTRARIRMAEASTQAALAHFDGVVLNAIRETQTRLAQYSALLDRRDALAEAEKSAKEAADQTHRYYQAGRESFLADLQATRTYTDMRAQLAAANSQVAVGQIGVFLALGGGWKGAAGKP; from the coding sequence ATGAAACACCTGATGCTGGTGGGCATGGCCCTGTCCCTCGGTGCCTGTGCCCTGGTTGGCCCGGATTACGAAGTGCCGAAAGACGCGGCCGTGCAGCGCAGCGACCTCAACGGCCCGCTACGCCAGGACGCCGACAGTGTGGTGTCGGCGCCGGTGCCCGAAGACTGGTGGCAGCTGTACCAGGATCAGCGCCTCAACCAACTGGTGCGCCAGGCATTGAGCGCCAATACCGAGCTGCGGGTGGCTGCGGCCAACATCGCCAAGGCCCGCGCCCAGGTCGAAGTGGCCGAATCGCAGGGCGGTTTCAGTGGTGGCATAAAGGCTGGCGCCCAGCGCTTGCAGGAGTCTGGCGAGGCCTTTTTGCTGCCCGAGAAGGTACCCGTGGCCAATATCGGTGAAGCCATCATCAGCGCCTCCTACCAGTTCGACCTGTGGGGCACGTTCAAGCGCGGCACCGAGGCGGCCAAGGCCAACGCCGACGCGGTGCAGGCCGCAGCGGACACCGCGCGCATCACCCTGGTGGCGGATGTGGTCAAGGCCTACACCCAGGTGTGCTCGGCCAACGAGGAATACCACATTGCCCGCGAGTCGCTGGACCTGCAGGAGCAAGGCGTAAAGCTGAACCAGCGCCTGCGCGATGCCGGCCGTGGCGACGAAACCCAGGTCACCCGCTCGCAGACCCAATTCAAATCCCTGCGCGCCGAACTGCCACGCTTCAAGGCCGAGCGCGAGACGGGCTTGTATACCCTCGCTGCACTGCTGGCCAAACCGGTCGAGCAGTTGCCCGCCGGCACCGCCGATTGCGCCGAACTGCCGCACCTGGCCCAACTGATCCCGGTAGGCGACGGTGCCGCGCTGCTCAAGCGCCGCCCCGACGTGCGCCAGGCCGAGCGCCAACTGGCGGCCGCCACCGCTTACATCGGCGTGGCCACGGGCGCGCTGTACCCGGATATCAGCATCGGCGCCCAGGTGGGCACCATCGGTATCCTCGAGAACCTTGGCGAGCCCTCCACCAACCGCTGGGGCTTTGGCCCACAGATCAGCTGGACCATCCCCACCAACGGCACCCGTGCCCGTATCCGCATGGCCGAAGCCTCGACCCAAGCGGCGCTGGCGCATTTCGACGGCGTGGTGCTGAACGCCATCCGCGAGACCCAGACCCGGCTGGCGCAGTACAGCGCCTTGCTCGACCGGCGTGATGCATTGGCCGAGGCAGAGAAGTCGGCCAAGGAAGCGGCGGACCAGACGCACCGGTATTACCAGGCTGGCCGTGAGTCGTTCCTGGCGGATTTGCAGGCGACGCGGACGTATACCGATATGCGCGCGCAGTTGGCGGCGGCGAATAGCCAGGTGGCGGTGGGGCAGATTGGGGTGTTTTTGGCGCTGGGTGGGGGATGGAAGGGGGCTGCTGGCAAGCCTTGA
- a CDS encoding ABC transporter ATP-binding protein produces the protein MTAPLPGHAASNLSRVATPPLLSVDNLSLEYRTAQRVVRATHQVSFEVDRADRFVLLGPSGCGKSTLLKAVAGFIEPQEGQILLQGQPVKGPGPDRIVVFQEFDQLPPWKTVKQNVMFPLLVSGQLKRAEAEDRALHYLDKVGLAAFADAYPHTLSGGMKARVAIARALATQPKILLMDEPFAALDALTRRKMQEELLLLWEEVRFTLLFVTHSIEEALVVGNRILLLSPHPGRVRAEVHSHQYDLGSLGAADFQASARRIHRLLFDEADTPEQADDLGFNDIRIAY, from the coding sequence ATGACCGCCCCATTGCCAGGCCACGCGGCCAGCAACCTGAGCCGTGTCGCCACGCCACCGCTGCTCTCGGTGGATAACCTCAGCCTCGAATACCGCACCGCGCAACGCGTGGTGCGGGCCACCCACCAGGTCAGCTTCGAAGTCGACCGCGCCGACCGTTTCGTCTTGCTGGGGCCTTCGGGCTGCGGCAAGTCCACCTTGCTCAAGGCCGTGGCCGGGTTCATCGAGCCCCAGGAAGGGCAGATTCTGCTGCAGGGTCAGCCCGTCAAAGGCCCCGGCCCTGACCGCATCGTGGTGTTTCAAGAGTTCGACCAGTTGCCACCCTGGAAGACGGTAAAGCAGAACGTCATGTTCCCTTTGCTGGTATCGGGCCAGCTCAAGCGTGCCGAGGCCGAGGACCGGGCGCTGCACTACCTGGACAAAGTCGGCCTGGCCGCCTTTGCCGATGCCTACCCACACACCCTTTCTGGCGGCATGAAGGCGCGCGTGGCGATTGCCCGGGCCTTGGCCACCCAGCCGAAGATCCTGCTGATGGACGAGCCGTTCGCCGCGCTGGACGCGCTGACCCGGCGCAAGATGCAGGAAGAGCTGCTGCTGCTGTGGGAAGAGGTGCGCTTTACCCTGCTGTTCGTGACCCACTCCATCGAAGAAGCGCTGGTGGTCGGCAACCGCATCTTGCTGCTGTCGCCGCACCCAGGCCGGGTACGGGCCGAGGTACACAGCCATCAATACGACCTTGGCAGCCTGGGCGCCGCCGATTTCCAGGCCAGTGCCCGGCGTATCCATCGCCTGTTGTTCGATGAAGCGGACACGCCCGAGCAGGCCGACGACCTTGGCTTCAACGATATCCGTATCGCCTACTGA
- a CDS encoding TauD/TfdA dioxygenase family protein produces the protein MSAASNALSSIDSAQPQSFEIRPFSGAVGAEIIGLDLTRPVNAEDFTQIHRAHLDHHVLVFRDQRITPEQQISFSRRFGELQIHVLKQFLLTGHPEILIVSNIVEDGRNVGLGDAGKFWHSDLSYKELPSLGSMLHAQELPSEGGDTLFADMHKAWDAVPEALRKVIAGRDAAHSYTARYAETKFEGNWRPALSAEQLAQVQEVIHPVVRTHPENGRKALFVSEGFTTRIVGLPDDESRDVLQQLYALSVLEQNIYRHQWQPHDLVFWDNRSLIHLATGCPAHLRRKLYRTTIQGDAPF, from the coding sequence ATGTCCGCCGCCTCGAACGCCTTGTCGTCCATCGACAGCGCCCAGCCGCAAAGCTTTGAAATCCGCCCGTTCTCCGGTGCCGTCGGTGCCGAGATCATCGGCCTGGACCTGACCCGACCGGTCAACGCCGAGGATTTCACCCAAATTCATCGCGCCCACCTCGATCACCATGTACTGGTGTTCCGCGACCAGCGCATCACCCCAGAGCAACAGATCAGCTTCAGCCGCCGTTTCGGCGAGCTGCAGATTCATGTGCTCAAGCAGTTCCTGCTGACCGGGCACCCCGAAATCCTGATCGTTTCCAACATCGTCGAAGACGGTCGCAACGTCGGCCTGGGCGATGCTGGCAAGTTCTGGCATTCGGACCTGTCGTATAAAGAGCTCCCCAGCCTGGGTTCGATGCTGCATGCCCAGGAGTTGCCCAGCGAGGGCGGCGATACGCTGTTCGCCGATATGCACAAAGCCTGGGACGCCGTGCCCGAAGCCCTGCGCAAGGTAATCGCCGGCCGCGACGCGGCTCATTCCTACACGGCCCGGTATGCCGAGACCAAGTTCGAAGGCAACTGGCGCCCGGCCCTCAGCGCCGAGCAATTGGCCCAAGTACAGGAAGTGATCCACCCGGTGGTACGCACCCACCCGGAAAACGGCCGCAAGGCGCTGTTCGTCAGCGAAGGCTTCACCACCCGCATCGTCGGCCTGCCAGACGACGAAAGCCGCGACGTGCTGCAGCAGCTGTATGCCCTGAGCGTGCTTGAGCAGAACATCTACCGCCATCAGTGGCAGCCCCACGACTTGGTGTTCTGGGACAACCGTTCGCTGATCCACCTCGCCACTGGCTGCCCGGCGCACCTGCGGCGCAAGCTCTATCGCACCACCATCCAGGGCGATGCCCCGTTCTGA
- a CDS encoding WYL domain-containing protein, whose protein sequence is MPFATTRATLSRQWALLRQLPSRSPGITSAELVWRLRDVGFNVSKRTVERDLNELSLIFPLERNDKSIPFGWHWSSSAVGELRGNFDLLTYLRGDALQPAQGEGVELVARVSDALARQLREAPLSSDMQLTALEHGHRLRATVSDGWPLRWWLLSQGDGVVVEQPEGLREEIGKMLSNAAAQYQNP, encoded by the coding sequence TTGCCGTTCGCCACCACTCGCGCCACCCTCAGTCGTCAGTGGGCGTTGCTGCGCCAACTGCCCAGCCGCTCCCCAGGCATCACCAGCGCCGAGCTGGTGTGGCGCCTGCGTGATGTGGGGTTCAATGTCAGCAAACGCACGGTTGAGCGCGACCTCAACGAGTTGTCGCTGATTTTTCCGCTGGAGCGCAATGACAAGAGCATACCGTTCGGCTGGCACTGGTCGTCGAGTGCCGTGGGCGAGCTGCGCGGCAATTTCGACTTGCTGACGTACTTGCGCGGTGATGCGCTGCAGCCGGCCCAAGGCGAGGGGGTAGAGCTGGTGGCGCGGGTCAGTGATGCCTTGGCGCGGCAGTTGCGCGAGGCGCCGTTGAGCAGCGACATGCAGCTGACGGCGCTGGAGCATGGGCATCGGTTGCGGGCCACGGTAAGCGATGGCTGGCCGCTGCGTTGGTGGCTGCTGAGCCAGGGGGATGGGGTGGTGGTTGAGCAACCAGAGGGGTTGCGCGAAGAGATCGGCAAGATGCTGAGCAATGCGGCGGCTCAGTACCAGAATCCATAG
- a CDS encoding tetratricopeptide repeat protein, translated as MSAASNIHSLLARLLPERVIAPPAPAGRRHRLFAGVGLPSQRSLLVSRLDEASDLQGVYADLRRQALQGSVAALNDLGWIWLNGKYWRADTVLAGHLLRMAALQGNAAAWFNLGQQHYFGKGIDTSYVQAAECYRQAFDRGMLHAAAALGDLYEEEVCDGDLDWQVDLVQAYQWFLRGAQRGEARCRFEVGYRLMHGLYVEADIKGALYWLELAAAAGVMQAAEELAVHFSSRDRARYLDWRDRAVQMGSTLALTMKLEDQVQP; from the coding sequence ATGTCTGCTGCCAGCAATATCCATTCGCTGCTTGCCCGTCTTCTGCCAGAGCGGGTCATCGCCCCGCCAGCCCCTGCCGGGAGGCGTCATCGGCTGTTTGCCGGGGTCGGGCTGCCCAGCCAGCGGTCGTTGCTGGTCAGCCGCCTGGACGAGGCCAGCGATTTGCAGGGTGTGTACGCCGACCTGCGCCGCCAAGCGCTGCAAGGCAGCGTGGCCGCACTGAATGACCTCGGCTGGATCTGGCTCAATGGCAAGTACTGGCGTGCCGACACCGTGCTGGCCGGCCACCTGTTGCGCATGGCGGCCTTGCAGGGTAACGCCGCGGCCTGGTTCAACCTGGGCCAGCAGCATTACTTCGGCAAAGGCATCGACACGTCTTACGTGCAGGCGGCCGAGTGTTATCGGCAGGCGTTTGACCGCGGCATGTTGCATGCTGCCGCCGCACTCGGTGACTTGTATGAAGAAGAAGTGTGCGATGGCGACCTGGACTGGCAGGTCGACCTGGTGCAGGCCTACCAATGGTTTTTGCGCGGTGCCCAGCGGGGCGAAGCGCGGTGCCGGTTCGAGGTGGGGTACCGGCTGATGCATGGCCTGTATGTGGAGGCTGATATCAAAGGCGCGCTGTATTGGCTTGAGCTGGCGGCTGCGGCCGGGGTGATGCAGGCGGCCGAGGAGCTGGCGGTGCACTTCAGCAGCCGCGACCGCGCGCGGTACCTGGACTGGCGCGACCGGGCCGTGCAGATGGGTAGTACGCTGGCGCTGACGATGAAGCTGGAAGACCAGGTCCAGCCCTGA
- a CDS encoding ABC transporter substrate-binding protein — MRKSISRLAASIGLGASLVVGSLAAPAVAQAEGKIRIAEQFGIVYLLLNVVRDQHLIEKHGKEQGVDIEVDWAQLSGGAAINDALLSGSVDIAGAGVGPLLTVWDRTKGRQNVKAVASLGNFPYYLVSSNPNVKTIADISEKDRIAVPAVGVSVQSRFLQYAAAQQWGDKEYNRLDKYTLAVPHPDATAALIAGGTELNGHFSNPPFQDQALANKDVHVVLNSYDLLGPNSPTLLFATEKFRKDNPKTYKAFVDALAEAADFAQKDKAAAADTYIRVTKAKIDRDVLIKLIDNPQYEFTVTPKNTYKLADFLYRVGAIKHKPESWKDYFFQDERPLQGS; from the coding sequence ATGCGTAAATCCATCAGCCGCCTGGCGGCAAGCATTGGCCTGGGCGCGAGCCTGGTCGTCGGCAGCCTGGCGGCCCCCGCCGTGGCCCAGGCCGAAGGCAAAATCCGCATCGCGGAACAATTCGGCATCGTCTACTTGTTGTTGAACGTGGTGCGTGACCAGCACCTGATCGAAAAACACGGTAAAGAACAGGGCGTCGACATTGAAGTCGACTGGGCCCAGCTCTCGGGCGGCGCGGCCATCAACGATGCGCTGTTGTCCGGCTCGGTGGATATCGCCGGTGCTGGCGTTGGCCCGCTGCTGACCGTCTGGGACCGCACCAAAGGCCGGCAGAACGTGAAGGCGGTCGCCTCGCTTGGCAACTTCCCGTATTACCTGGTCAGCAGCAACCCGAATGTGAAGACCATCGCTGACATCTCCGAGAAAGACCGCATCGCCGTGCCAGCCGTGGGCGTCTCCGTGCAGTCGCGCTTCCTGCAGTACGCCGCCGCCCAGCAGTGGGGCGACAAGGAATACAACCGCCTCGACAAGTACACCCTGGCCGTACCGCACCCCGATGCCACGGCCGCGCTGATCGCCGGTGGCACCGAACTGAACGGGCACTTCTCCAACCCGCCGTTCCAGGACCAGGCGTTGGCCAACAAGGATGTGCACGTTGTGCTCAACAGCTACGACCTGCTTGGCCCCAACTCGCCGACCCTGTTGTTCGCCACTGAAAAATTCCGTAAGGACAACCCCAAGACCTACAAAGCCTTCGTCGACGCGCTGGCCGAGGCCGCAGACTTTGCCCAGAAGGACAAGGCCGCCGCTGCTGACACGTACATCCGCGTGACCAAGGCCAAGATCGACCGCGATGTGCTGATCAAGCTGATCGACAACCCGCAGTACGAGTTCACGGTAACGCCGAAGAACACCTACAAACTGGCGGATTTCCTGTATCGGGTTGGCGCCATCAAGCACAAGCCGGAGTCGTGGAAGGATTACTTCTTCCAGGATGAACGCCCGCTACAAGGGAGCTGA
- a CDS encoding FUSC family protein, whose amino-acid sequence MNGFFSSVPPARDWFYGVRTFAASMIALYIALLMQLPRPYWAMATVYIVSSPFVGPTSSKALYRALGTLLGAGGAIFLVPPLVQSPLLLSVAIALWTGTLLFLSLNLRTANNYVLMLAGYTLPMIALAVVDNPTAVFDVASSRAQEICLGIVCAAVVGAIFWPRRLAPVVVGSTGNWFAEAIRYSDTYLARDVAADKVGGMRASMVATFNTLEMMIGQLGHEGAGPHTLKNASELRGRMIHLLPVIDALDDALVALEGRAPLQFAQLQPLLAEAREWLKGTADDASLAPWAALHEQITRLQPSAAALDQRAGLLLSNALYRLTEWVDLWQDCCTLQHALRKDDATPWRAAYRHWRLSRLTPFFDRGLMLYSVFSTVTAIIVASGLWILLGWNDGGSAVILAAVACSFFAAMDDPAPQIYRFFFWTLMSVIFSSVYLFLVLPNLHDFPMLVLAFAVPFICVGTLTVQPRFYLGTLLTIVNTATFISIQGAYDADFLTFINANLAGPVGLLFAFIWTLLLRPFGVELAAKRMTRFAWRDIVEMTQPATLAEHRQVGVQMLDRLMQHLPRLSQTGQDSGVALRDLRVGLNLLDLLAYMPRANPQARERLATVIEEVGAHYAACLRANQRLHAPATLLRNMERARQGLALDDHNDRGDARVHLLHALSGLRLALLPGVEVMLEPTEQPQLPPGIDGAPL is encoded by the coding sequence ATGAACGGATTCTTCAGCTCAGTACCCCCAGCCCGCGATTGGTTCTACGGCGTGCGCACCTTCGCCGCGTCGATGATCGCCCTGTACATTGCCCTGCTCATGCAGCTGCCGCGCCCGTACTGGGCGATGGCGACCGTCTACATCGTCTCCAGCCCGTTCGTCGGCCCGACCAGTTCCAAGGCCCTGTACCGCGCCCTGGGCACCTTGCTCGGGGCCGGCGGGGCGATATTCCTGGTGCCACCCTTGGTGCAGTCGCCGCTGTTGCTGAGCGTCGCCATCGCCTTGTGGACCGGCACCTTGCTGTTCCTCTCGCTGAACCTGCGCACCGCCAACAACTACGTGCTGATGCTGGCGGGCTACACGCTACCGATGATTGCCCTGGCCGTGGTCGACAACCCCACCGCGGTGTTCGATGTGGCCTCGTCGCGGGCTCAGGAAATTTGCCTGGGCATCGTCTGCGCGGCCGTGGTCGGTGCAATCTTCTGGCCGCGCCGCCTGGCCCCGGTGGTGGTCGGCTCGACCGGCAACTGGTTTGCCGAGGCGATCCGCTACAGTGATACCTACCTGGCCCGTGACGTCGCCGCCGACAAGGTGGGCGGCATGCGTGCTTCGATGGTGGCCACGTTCAACACCCTGGAAATGATGATCGGCCAGCTCGGCCACGAGGGTGCCGGCCCCCACACCCTGAAGAACGCCAGCGAGCTGCGTGGGCGGATGATCCACCTGCTGCCGGTGATCGACGCCCTGGACGACGCCCTGGTCGCCCTCGAAGGCCGTGCGCCTTTGCAGTTCGCCCAGTTGCAACCGTTGCTGGCCGAGGCCCGCGAGTGGCTCAAAGGCACTGCCGACGATGCCTCCCTGGCGCCCTGGGCCGCCTTGCACGAGCAGATCACCCGCCTGCAACCCAGCGCCGCCGCACTGGACCAGCGCGCCGGCCTGTTGCTGTCCAACGCCTTGTATCGCCTGACCGAGTGGGTCGACCTCTGGCAAGACTGCTGCACCCTCCAGCACGCCCTGCGCAAGGACGACGCCACGCCCTGGCGCGCTGCTTACCGCCACTGGCGCTTGAGCCGCCTGACGCCCTTCTTCGACCGGGGCCTGATGCTGTACTCGGTGTTCTCCACCGTCACCGCGATCATCGTCGCCAGCGGCTTGTGGATTCTGCTCGGCTGGAACGACGGCGGCAGTGCGGTCATCCTCGCGGCCGTGGCCTGCAGCTTCTTTGCCGCGATGGACGACCCGGCGCCGCAGATCTACCGGTTCTTCTTCTGGACGCTGATGTCGGTGATCTTCTCCAGCGTCTACCTGTTCCTGGTGCTGCCCAACCTGCACGACTTCCCGATGCTGGTGCTGGCATTCGCCGTGCCGTTCATCTGCGTCGGCACGCTGACCGTGCAGCCGCGCTTCTACCTCGGCACCTTGCTGACCATCGTCAACACCGCCACCTTCATCAGCATCCAGGGCGCGTACGACGCAGACTTCCTGACCTTTATCAACGCCAACCTGGCCGGCCCGGTGGGGCTGCTGTTCGCGTTCATCTGGACCTTGCTGCTGCGCCCGTTCGGCGTCGAGTTGGCAGCCAAGCGCATGACCCGCTTCGCCTGGCGCGACATCGTCGAGATGACCCAGCCCGCCACCCTGGCCGAACACCGCCAGGTCGGGGTACAGATGCTCGACCGCCTGATGCAGCACCTGCCGCGCTTGTCGCAGACCGGCCAGGACAGCGGCGTGGCACTGCGTGACCTGCGCGTGGGCCTGAACCTGCTCGACTTGCTGGCCTACATGCCCCGCGCCAACCCGCAGGCCCGTGAGCGCCTGGCCACGGTCATCGAGGAAGTCGGCGCCCACTACGCCGCCTGCCTGCGCGCCAACCAACGCCTGCACGCCCCGGCCACGTTGCTGCGCAACATGGAGCGCGCGCGGCAAGGGTTGGCGCTGGATGACCACAACGACCGCGGCGATGCCCGCGTGCACCTGCTGCATGCCCTGAGTGGCCTGCGCTTGGCCTTGCTGCCTGGGGTCGAGGTGATGCTCGAGCCGACCGAACAACCGCAACTGCCCCCCGGCATCGATGGAGCCCCACTGTGA
- a CDS encoding DUF1656 domain-containing protein: protein MIGDLDISGVFLPTLLVMMVFTYLLFLGVHALLVRLHFYRLVWHRALFNVALYAVMLGAVDHFCRNLMLP from the coding sequence GTGATCGGTGATCTGGATATCAGCGGGGTGTTTCTGCCCACGCTGCTGGTGATGATGGTGTTCACCTACCTGCTGTTTCTGGGCGTGCACGCTTTGCTTGTGCGCCTGCATTTCTACCGCCTGGTCTGGCACCGGGCTTTGTTCAACGTTGCCCTCTACGCCGTGATGCTGGGCGCGGTCGACCACTTTTGCCGAAACCTGATGCTGCCATGA
- a CDS encoding ABC transporter permease — protein sequence MTTTPVRQEYEVQLEPLLSVPLERQLPLAQRLWQQGWLRKAVILVVIAALWEAVARYQGNDLLLPSFLQTSAALWDGLLSGELPAKVGVSLVILLKGYVLGIVLAFGLTSLAVSTQLGRDLLGTLTSMFNPLPAIALLPLALLWFGLGDNSLIFVLVHSVLWALALNTYAGFLGVSETLRMAGRNYGLKGLRLVLHILVPAALPSILSGLKIGWAFAWRTLIAAELVFGASSGKGGLGWYIFQNRNELYTDKVFAGLAVVILIGLLVEGLVFNTLERLTVRRWGMQR from the coding sequence ATGACCACTACACCTGTACGTCAGGAATACGAGGTGCAGCTGGAGCCGCTGCTCAGTGTGCCTCTGGAACGCCAACTGCCCTTAGCCCAGCGCTTGTGGCAGCAAGGCTGGCTGCGCAAGGCTGTCATCCTGGTGGTGATCGCCGCGCTGTGGGAGGCCGTGGCCCGCTATCAAGGCAACGACCTGCTGCTGCCAAGCTTTCTGCAAACCTCTGCTGCGCTGTGGGACGGCCTGCTCAGTGGCGAGTTGCCCGCCAAGGTCGGCGTGTCGCTGGTGATCCTGCTCAAGGGCTATGTGCTGGGTATTGTGCTGGCGTTCGGCTTGACCAGCCTGGCGGTGTCGACCCAGCTTGGCCGTGACCTGCTGGGCACCTTGACCTCCATGTTCAACCCCTTGCCGGCAATCGCCTTGCTGCCGCTGGCGCTGTTGTGGTTCGGCCTGGGCGACAACAGCTTGATCTTCGTGCTGGTGCACTCGGTGCTATGGGCGCTGGCGCTGAATACGTATGCGGGCTTTCTCGGGGTGTCCGAGACGTTGCGCATGGCCGGTCGCAACTATGGCCTCAAGGGCCTGCGCTTGGTGCTGCACATCCTGGTGCCGGCGGCCTTGCCGTCGATTCTGTCGGGCTTGAAGATCGGCTGGGCGTTTGCCTGGCGCACCTTGATTGCCGCCGAACTGGTGTTTGGCGCCAGCAGCGGCAAGGGCGGGCTGGGTTGGTACATCTTCCAGAACCGCAACGAGCTGTACACCGACAAGGTGTTTGCCGGGTTGGCGGTGGTGATCTTGATTGGTTTGCTGGTCGAGGGGTTGGTGTTCAACACCCTGGAGCGGCTGACCGTGCGGCGGTGGGGGATGCAGCGCTAG
- a CDS encoding HlyD family secretion protein, protein MKKPLLTLGRVVLTLLVVSFAAVLVWQMVGYYLFAPWTRDGHIRADVIQIAPDVSGLIQKVEVRDNQVVKRGDVLFTIDQDRFSLALRQAKATLAEREETLAQAARETRRNRKLGNLVAAEQLEESQSREARARSAVNEAQVAVDTAQLNLDRSVVRSPVDGYLNDRAPRNHEFVTAGRPVLSVVDSASYHVDGYFEETKLGGIHIGDAVDIRVMGDNTRLRGHVQSFAAGIEDRDRSSGANLLPNVNPAFSWVRLAQRIPVRIAFDEVPEDFRMIAGRTATVSIIEDKRP, encoded by the coding sequence ATGAAAAAACCTTTGCTGACCCTGGGCCGTGTGGTCCTGACCTTGCTGGTCGTGAGTTTCGCCGCCGTGCTCGTGTGGCAGATGGTGGGCTACTACCTGTTCGCCCCCTGGACCCGCGACGGCCACATCCGCGCCGACGTGATCCAGATCGCCCCGGATGTGTCCGGGCTAATCCAGAAGGTCGAGGTGCGTGACAACCAGGTGGTCAAGCGCGGCGACGTGCTGTTCACCATCGACCAGGACCGCTTCAGCCTGGCCCTGCGCCAGGCCAAGGCGACCCTCGCCGAGCGCGAGGAAACCCTGGCCCAAGCTGCTCGCGAGACGCGCCGTAACCGCAAGCTGGGCAACCTGGTCGCGGCCGAGCAACTGGAAGAGAGCCAGTCCCGCGAAGCCCGCGCCCGCTCGGCGGTCAACGAGGCACAGGTGGCTGTCGATACTGCACAGCTCAACCTCGATCGCTCGGTGGTACGCAGCCCGGTGGACGGCTACCTCAACGACCGCGCCCCGCGTAACCACGAATTCGTCACCGCCGGCCGCCCTGTACTGTCGGTGGTCGACAGCGCCTCGTACCACGTCGATGGCTACTTCGAAGAAACCAAGCTCGGTGGCATCCACATCGGCGATGCCGTGGACATCCGCGTGATGGGCGACAACACCCGCCTGCGCGGCCACGTACAAAGCTTTGCCGCCGGCATCGAAGACCGCGACCGCAGCAGCGGCGCCAACCTGCTGCCCAACGTCAACCCGGCGTTCAGCTGGGTGCGCCTGGCCCAGCGGATCCCGGTGCGTATCGCCTTCGACGAAGTGCCGGAAGACTTCCGCATGATCGCCGGGCGCACGGCCACGGTGTCGATCATCGAGGACAAGCGCCCATGA
- a CDS encoding MarR family winged helix-turn-helix transcriptional regulator produces MTLDLLRLQVSSGMVVAARHWRRICHAALTAYGISEACAAPLLMIVRLGDGVHQVAVAQAAGLESPSLVRLLDQLCKAGLVCRSEDPLDRRAKALSLTAEGRALAESIEAELVRLRREVLQGIDQADLEAALRVLRAFEAAGLGTPGGAA; encoded by the coding sequence ATGACCCTTGATCTCCTGCGCCTGCAAGTCAGCAGCGGCATGGTGGTTGCCGCTCGCCATTGGCGGCGCATCTGCCACGCGGCTCTGACGGCCTACGGCATTTCTGAAGCCTGCGCCGCGCCGCTGTTGATGATCGTGCGCCTGGGCGACGGCGTGCACCAGGTGGCGGTGGCTCAGGCCGCTGGCCTCGAAAGCCCGTCGCTGGTACGCCTGCTCGACCAGCTGTGCAAAGCCGGGCTGGTGTGCCGCAGCGAGGACCCTCTCGACCGCCGCGCCAAGGCCCTGAGCCTGACCGCCGAAGGCCGCGCCTTGGCCGAATCCATCGAAGCCGAGTTGGTGCGCTTGCGCCGTGAGGTGCTGCAGGGCATCGACCAGGCTGACCTCGAGGCCGCCTTGCGCGTGCTGCGCGCGTTCGAAGCCGCTGGCCTCGGCACACCCGGCGGGGCAGCATGA